One window of the Hoplias malabaricus isolate fHopMal1 chromosome Y, fHopMal1.hap1, whole genome shotgun sequence genome contains the following:
- the LOC136677822 gene encoding calpain-2 catalytic subunit-like isoform X1, with protein sequence MGGVSCSAMEGNNLQTTVTNLYQDFYALRKECLTQGHLFCDPDFPAGPKSLGYKELGPNSAKASRVEWKRPKELCSNPQFIIDGATRTDICQGELGDCWLMAAIASLTLDKDILARVIHPEQNFMDNYAGIFHFRLWQYGQWVDVVIDDSLPTRNGNLLFVHSVEKNEFWSALLEKAYAKVNGSYEALSGGLATEGFVDFTGGIAERYKLSTAPPNLFSIMQKALKQGSLLSSSISPRSANEKEGKTQEDLVTTHAYSITGAEEVHMGESKVELVRLRNPWGHIEWNGTWSDDSKEWDQILPEEKAKLDHSADDGEFWMAFSDFVQRYSVLEICNLTPDASSSEDVGQWNLYKFDGSWKVGSTAGGCSNYPATFSSNPQFVITFDHSDHNGSQICSVLVDLMQKGRRREREQGCDYNFIGFAIYKVPDKRKGTPNVHLGHDDLQHLNPVAESTFINSREVCERFKIPPGEYIIIPSTYEPNHEGSFLLRVFSEKQTTFSSTRPC encoded by the exons ATGGGTGGAGTCTCATGTTCAGCTATGGAGGGGAATAATCTCCAGACCACTGTGACGAATTTATATCAGGATTTTTATGCCTTAAGAAAAGAGTGCTTGACGCAAGGACATCTCTTCTGTGACCCTGACTTCCCAGCAGGACCCAAGTCTCTGGGCTACAAGGAACTTGGACCAAATTCTGCCAAAGCCAGTAGGGTGGAATGGAAAAGGCCCAAA gaGCTATGTTCAAACCCTCAGTTCATTATTGATGGAGCAACAAGAACTGATATTTGCCAAGGAGAGCTGG GAGACTGTTGGCTGATGGCAGCTATAGCTTCCCTGACTTTGGACAAAGACATATTGGCACGTGTGATTCATCCTGAGCAGAACTTTATGGACAACTATGCTGGCATCTTTCATTTTCGG TTGTGGCAATATGGACAATGGGTGGACGTGGTCATTGATGACTCGCTGCCCACCAGAAATGGGAATCTGCTGTTTGTCCATTCAGTGGAAAAGAATGAGTTTTGGAGTGCTTTGCTGGAAAAGGCCTATGcaaa GGTGAACGGCAGTTATGAAGCACTTTCTGGAGGCTTGGCCACTGAAGGCTTTGTGGACTTCACTGGAGGCATTGCTGAACGCTACAAGCTGAGCACAGCTCCTCCGAACCTATTTAGCATCATGCAAAAAGCACTTAAGCAAGGTTCTCTGCTGAGTAGTTCTATATCT CCCAGGTCTGCAAATGAAAAGGAAGGCAAGACTCAAGAGGATCTTGTGACAACACATGCTTACTCCATCACTGGGGCAGAAGAG GTTCATATGGGTGAGAGCAAAGTGGAGTTGGTGCGTCTGAGGAACCCCTGGGGTCACATTGAATGGAACGGCACATGGAGTGATGA CTCCAAAGAGTGGGATCAAATCTTGCCAGAGGAGAAAGCCAAACTGGATCATTCAGCAGATGATGGAGAATTCTG GATGGCATTTTCAGATTTTGTACAGCGATACTCTGTGCTAGAGATCTGTAACCTTACTCCAGATGCTTCCAGCAGTGAGGATGTGGGACAATGGAACCTTTACAAGTTTGATGGCAGCTGGAAGGTGGGCTCTACAGCTGGTGGCTGCAGTAATTACCCAG CTACATTCAGTTCAAACCCTCAATTTGTGATAACGTTTGATCACAGTGATCACAATGGATCTCAAATCTGCTCTGTTCTCGTGGATCTAATGCAAAAGGGCAGACGCAGAGAGCGAGAGCAGGGTTGTGACTACAACTTTATTGGCTTTGCAATTTACAAG GTTCCAGATAAG cgTAAGGGTACTCCAAATGTCCATCTGGGCCATGATGATCTGCAGCATCTGAACCCAGTGGCTGAAAGCACCTTCATTAACAGTCGTGAAGTGTGTGAACGCTTCAAAATTCCACCAGGAGAGTACATCATCATTCCCTCCACTTACGAACCAAACCATGAGGGAAGCTTCCTGCTGAGGGTCTTCTCTGAGAAACAGACTACCTTCAGTTCTACAAGACCCTGCTGA
- the LOC136677822 gene encoding calpain-2 catalytic subunit-like isoform X3, with translation MGGVSCSAMEGNNLQTTVTNLYQDFYALRKECLTQGHLFCDPDFPAGPKSLGYKELGPNSAKASRVEWKRPKELCSNPQFIIDGATRTDICQGELGDCWLMAAIASLTLDKDILARVIHPEQNFMDNYAGIFHFRLWQYGQWVDVVIDDSLPTRNGNLLFVHSVEKNEFWSALLEKAYAKVNGSYEALSGGLATEGFVDFTGGIAERYKLSTAPPNLFSIMQKALKQGSLLSSSISPRSANEKEGKTQEDLVTTHAYSITGAEEVHMGESKVELVRLRNPWGHIEWNGTWSDDSKEWDQILPEEKAKLDHSADDGEFCSEDVGQWNLYKFDGSWKVGSTAGGCSNYPATFSSNPQFVITFDHSDHNGSQICSVLVDLMQKGRRREREQGCDYNFIGFAIYKVPDKVCMTSSTIE, from the exons ATGGGTGGAGTCTCATGTTCAGCTATGGAGGGGAATAATCTCCAGACCACTGTGACGAATTTATATCAGGATTTTTATGCCTTAAGAAAAGAGTGCTTGACGCAAGGACATCTCTTCTGTGACCCTGACTTCCCAGCAGGACCCAAGTCTCTGGGCTACAAGGAACTTGGACCAAATTCTGCCAAAGCCAGTAGGGTGGAATGGAAAAGGCCCAAA gaGCTATGTTCAAACCCTCAGTTCATTATTGATGGAGCAACAAGAACTGATATTTGCCAAGGAGAGCTGG GAGACTGTTGGCTGATGGCAGCTATAGCTTCCCTGACTTTGGACAAAGACATATTGGCACGTGTGATTCATCCTGAGCAGAACTTTATGGACAACTATGCTGGCATCTTTCATTTTCGG TTGTGGCAATATGGACAATGGGTGGACGTGGTCATTGATGACTCGCTGCCCACCAGAAATGGGAATCTGCTGTTTGTCCATTCAGTGGAAAAGAATGAGTTTTGGAGTGCTTTGCTGGAAAAGGCCTATGcaaa GGTGAACGGCAGTTATGAAGCACTTTCTGGAGGCTTGGCCACTGAAGGCTTTGTGGACTTCACTGGAGGCATTGCTGAACGCTACAAGCTGAGCACAGCTCCTCCGAACCTATTTAGCATCATGCAAAAAGCACTTAAGCAAGGTTCTCTGCTGAGTAGTTCTATATCT CCCAGGTCTGCAAATGAAAAGGAAGGCAAGACTCAAGAGGATCTTGTGACAACACATGCTTACTCCATCACTGGGGCAGAAGAG GTTCATATGGGTGAGAGCAAAGTGGAGTTGGTGCGTCTGAGGAACCCCTGGGGTCACATTGAATGGAACGGCACATGGAGTGATGA CTCCAAAGAGTGGGATCAAATCTTGCCAGAGGAGAAAGCCAAACTGGATCATTCAGCAGATGATGGAGAATTCTG CAGTGAGGATGTGGGACAATGGAACCTTTACAAGTTTGATGGCAGCTGGAAGGTGGGCTCTACAGCTGGTGGCTGCAGTAATTACCCAG CTACATTCAGTTCAAACCCTCAATTTGTGATAACGTTTGATCACAGTGATCACAATGGATCTCAAATCTGCTCTGTTCTCGTGGATCTAATGCAAAAGGGCAGACGCAGAGAGCGAGAGCAGGGTTGTGACTACAACTTTATTGGCTTTGCAATTTACAAG GTTCCAGATAAGGTGTGTATGACAAGCAGCACAATAGAGTGA
- the LOC136677822 gene encoding calpain-2 catalytic subunit-like isoform X2, whose translation MGGVSCSAMEGNNLQTTVTNLYQDFYALRKECLTQGHLFCDPDFPAGPKSLGYKELGPNSAKASRVEWKRPKELCSNPQFIIDGATRTDICQGELGDCWLMAAIASLTLDKDILARVIHPEQNFMDNYAGIFHFRLWQYGQWVDVVIDDSLPTRNGNLLFVHSVEKNEFWSALLEKAYAKVNGSYEALSGGLATEGFVDFTGGIAERYKLSTAPPNLFSIMQKALKQGSLLSSSISPRSANEKEGKTQEDLVTTHAYSITGAEEVHMGESKVELVRLRNPWGHIEWNGTWSDDSKEWDQILPEEKAKLDHSADDGEFWMAFSDFVQRYSVLEICNLTPDASSSEDVGQWNLYKFDGSWKVGSTAGGCSNYPATFSSNPQFVITFDHSDHNGSQICSVLVDLMQKGRRREREQGCDYNFIGFAIYKVPDKVCMTSSTIE comes from the exons ATGGGTGGAGTCTCATGTTCAGCTATGGAGGGGAATAATCTCCAGACCACTGTGACGAATTTATATCAGGATTTTTATGCCTTAAGAAAAGAGTGCTTGACGCAAGGACATCTCTTCTGTGACCCTGACTTCCCAGCAGGACCCAAGTCTCTGGGCTACAAGGAACTTGGACCAAATTCTGCCAAAGCCAGTAGGGTGGAATGGAAAAGGCCCAAA gaGCTATGTTCAAACCCTCAGTTCATTATTGATGGAGCAACAAGAACTGATATTTGCCAAGGAGAGCTGG GAGACTGTTGGCTGATGGCAGCTATAGCTTCCCTGACTTTGGACAAAGACATATTGGCACGTGTGATTCATCCTGAGCAGAACTTTATGGACAACTATGCTGGCATCTTTCATTTTCGG TTGTGGCAATATGGACAATGGGTGGACGTGGTCATTGATGACTCGCTGCCCACCAGAAATGGGAATCTGCTGTTTGTCCATTCAGTGGAAAAGAATGAGTTTTGGAGTGCTTTGCTGGAAAAGGCCTATGcaaa GGTGAACGGCAGTTATGAAGCACTTTCTGGAGGCTTGGCCACTGAAGGCTTTGTGGACTTCACTGGAGGCATTGCTGAACGCTACAAGCTGAGCACAGCTCCTCCGAACCTATTTAGCATCATGCAAAAAGCACTTAAGCAAGGTTCTCTGCTGAGTAGTTCTATATCT CCCAGGTCTGCAAATGAAAAGGAAGGCAAGACTCAAGAGGATCTTGTGACAACACATGCTTACTCCATCACTGGGGCAGAAGAG GTTCATATGGGTGAGAGCAAAGTGGAGTTGGTGCGTCTGAGGAACCCCTGGGGTCACATTGAATGGAACGGCACATGGAGTGATGA CTCCAAAGAGTGGGATCAAATCTTGCCAGAGGAGAAAGCCAAACTGGATCATTCAGCAGATGATGGAGAATTCTG GATGGCATTTTCAGATTTTGTACAGCGATACTCTGTGCTAGAGATCTGTAACCTTACTCCAGATGCTTCCAGCAGTGAGGATGTGGGACAATGGAACCTTTACAAGTTTGATGGCAGCTGGAAGGTGGGCTCTACAGCTGGTGGCTGCAGTAATTACCCAG CTACATTCAGTTCAAACCCTCAATTTGTGATAACGTTTGATCACAGTGATCACAATGGATCTCAAATCTGCTCTGTTCTCGTGGATCTAATGCAAAAGGGCAGACGCAGAGAGCGAGAGCAGGGTTGTGACTACAACTTTATTGGCTTTGCAATTTACAAG GTTCCAGATAAGGTGTGTATGACAAGCAGCACAATAGAGTGA